The Zygotorulaspora mrakii chromosome 3, complete sequence genome includes a region encoding these proteins:
- the DLD3 gene encoding D-lactate dehydrogenase, which produces MTVAQPIAHLTAEEYPKVKRTANFKILDSTDVSYFRSILSNDEILQSQSPEDLVSFNQDWMKKYRGQSNLILLPKSTEKVSKIMKYCNDNKLAVVPQGGNTDLVGASVPVFDEIVLSLRNLNKIRDFDPVSGTFKCDAGVVMRDAHQYLHEHDHIFPLDLPSRNNCHVGGVVSTNAGGLNLLRYGSLHGNVLGLEVVLPNGEIISNMNALRKDNTGYDLKQLFIGAEGTIGVITGVSILAAAKPKAVNAVFFGLDCFDTVQKLFVKAKSELSEILSAFEFMDRGSIECTIEYLKDLPFPLKNQHNFYVLIETSGSNKNHDDEKLSAFVSETLNSKLISEGVMAKDKADYDRIWTWRKSVPTACNSYGGMYKYDMSLQLKDLYSVSEAVTERLNAAGLIGDAPKPIVKSCGYGHVGDGNIHLNIAVREFTKQIENLLEPFVYEYIQSKKGSISAEHGVGFHKKGKLHYSRSDIEIRFMKDIKNHYDPNGILNPYKYI; this is translated from the coding sequence ATGACTGTAGCACAACCAATTGCGCATCTGACTGCAGAGGAATACCCAAAAGTTAAGAGAACTGCAAACTTTAAGATTCTAGATTCCACCGATGTGTCGTATTTTCGCTCGATCctttcaaatgatgaaatattaCAATCGCAGAGCCCCGAGGACCTTGTTTCTTTCAACCAGGATTGGATGAAGAAGTACAGAGGCCAATCCAATTTAATCCTCTTACCTAAGTCCACCGAGAAAGTCTCAAAAATTATGAAGTATTGCAATGACAACAAGCTGGCAGTGGTACCACAAGGTGGTAACACTGACTTAGTTGGTGCCTCAGTTCCAGTTTTTGATGAGATTGTTCTTTCTCTGAGAAACTTGAACAAAATCAGAGACTTCGATCCTGTCAGCGGAACTTTCAAATGTGACGCAGGCGTCGTTATGCGCGACGCACATCAATATTTGCATGAGCATGACCATATCTTTCCGCTAGATTTGCCCTCAAGAAATAACTGTCACGTAGGGGGCGTCGTATCAACGAATGCAGGTGGTTTGAACCTGTTGAGATATGGCTCTCTGCATGGAAATGTCTTGGGTTTAGAGGTAGTTCTACCTAATGGCGAAATTATCAGCAACATGAATGCCTTACGGAAAGACAACACTGGCTACGACTTGAAGCAGCTATTCATCGGTGCAGAAGGTACCATTGGTGTCATCACTGGTGTATCTATACTTGCAGCAGCAAAACCAAAAGCAGTGAATGCCGTCTTTTTTGGTCTTGATTGTTTTGACACCGTGCAAAAACTATTTGTCAAGGCAAAGAGTGAGCTATCCGAAATTTTATCtgcttttgaattcatGGATCGCGGCTCCATTGAATGCACCATAGAATACTTGAAAGACTTGCCCTTcccattgaaaaatcaacatAACTTTTATGTCCTCATTGAAACATCAGGATCCAACAAAAATCATGATGACGAAAAGCTGAGCGCTTTCGTTTCAGAAACTCTAAACTCGAAACTGATCTCTGAGGGTGTAATGGCCAAGGACAAAGCTGATTATGATAGAATTTGGACTTGGAGAAAGTCTGTTCCTACAGCTTGTAACTCCTATGGAGGAATGTACAAGTACGATATGTCCCTTCAGCTGAAGGATTTATATTCTGTATCAGAAGCCGTGACAGAGAGGTTGAATGCAGCTGGACTGATTGGTGATGCACCAAAACCAATTGTTAAATCTTGTGGATACGGTCATGTTGGTGATGGAAATattcatttgaatattgCTGTGAGAGAGTTCACAAAGCAAATTGAAAACCTATTAGAACCATTTGTTTATGAATACATTCAGTCTAAAAAAGGTTCTATCAGTGCTGAGCATGGTGTTGGTTTCCATAAAAAGGGCAAACTGCATTATTCTAGGAGTGATATAGAGATAAGATTTatgaaagatatcaagaatCACTATGACCCTAATGGAATTTTGAATCCTTACAAATACATTTGA
- a CDS encoding class I SAM-dependent methyltransferase — protein sequence MTAYLDNSIDSKNYQENRITYPNSLYEAIVEYHAGGRKLAVDVGCGTGIGTLPLLKYFDKVVGCDPSEKMLQTAREVVDKIPNSEEKRVEFKKVRAEALDECFGENTVDLVVAGESVQYTAFDRFFEQVHKVLKPGGTLSYWFYCDPVFIDYPRANEIFRHSVYEDEQSFGSLWPSEMKYVRKLGSNIGIPDDKSEHIQSETYVPLKSMKPGKFFIYKNDFTLKRLRNIMSTWSVYQTWLDNNEGSTRDIIDHVVEKIKLDCNLSDDAKLRVEWETAFYIARNKG from the coding sequence ATGACCGCATACCTAGATAATAGCATAGATTCAAAGAACTATCAAGAGAATAGAATCACGTACCCTAACAGTCTTTATGAGGCAATTGTGGAATATCATGCTGGAGGGAGGAAGTTGGCCGTAGATGTGGGGTGTGGAACGGGCATTGGTACATTGCCTCTTTTGAAGTACTTTGATAAGGTTGTAGGATGCGATCCTTCAGAGAAGATGCTGCAAACTGCTAGAGAAGTTGTAGATAAGATCCCTAATAGTGAAGAGAAGCGTGTCgaattcaaaaaggtgAGAGCAGAAGCATTAGATGAGTGTTTTGGGGAAAACACTGTCGACTTAGTGGTTGCAGGCGAATCTGTACAATATACAGCATTTGATCGATTTTTCGAGCAGGTACACAAAGTCTTGAAACCAGGGGGAACCCTGTCATATTGGTTCTATTGTGATCCAGTCTTCATCGATTATCCCCGAGCAAATGAGATTTTCAGGCATAGCGTATACGAGGATGAGCAGTCTTTTGGATCTCTTTGGCCATCGGAAATGAAGTACGTCAGGAAATTGGGCTCTAATATTGGAATTCCAGACGATAAGTCCGAGCATATCCAAAGCGAGACTTATGTTCCGCTCAAAAGCATGAAGCCAGGAAAGTTCTTTATCTACAAGAATGAttttactttgaaaaggTTGAGAAATATCATGAGCACATGGAGTGTATACCAGACATGGTTAGATAACAACGAGGGCAGTACAAGGGATATCATAGATCACGTGGTTGAGAAAATTAAGCTGGATTGTAATTTATCTGACGACGCCAAGCTGAGAGTTGAATGGGAGACAGCCTTTTACATCGCTCGGAATAAAGGCTAA